CGATACGCTGCGCCGGTTGGGGCAGTCGCCGCGCGTGATCATCCTGCGCCTGCGGCTTATGCCCCTCCTCGATGCGAGCGGTGCGCAGGCGCTGGAGGAATTCGTCGAACAGGCACGGCTCGCCGGGGCTGAGATCATATTGTCCGGCGTACAGCCGCAGCCCCGTTCGATGCTCGATCGCGTCGGACTCGGCGAAACGTCGATGAAGCTCTCGTATGCAGCCGACTATGCGCGCGCCCAGTCGCTCGCCGCCGAGCTACTCGAAAGGAAGTGAATGCGGTGCCGCGCTCTGCGCGCTCTCAAAACCGGACACGTTCGTTCAACCGACCGGTCGTCCAACCCCAATGGAGCATGAAATGACCAACGATGATGATTATGTCTATGACGAGGAGAGCGGCGAGTGGATGTCGGCATCCGAACTGGCCGCCCGAAAAGCCGCCGCCGGCCAGGTCGAGGTGCGCGATGCGGTAGGCAACATCCTTCAGGACGGCGATCAGGTGGTTCTAGTCAAGGACCTCGACGTCAAAGGCGCCGGCAAGACGCTCAAGGTCGGGACCGTCATCAAATCCATCCGGCTGACCGGCGATCCGCAGGAAATCGACTGCCGCCACGAGGCGATCAAGGGTCTTGTCCTGCGAGCCGAGTTCGTGCGCAAGCGCTGAATCTTCGCCGCCGCCGGCCTTCCTACGCGGGCTTACATGATGCGATGGCGGATGACAGTCTTGGTCGATCCGCACAGGCCGCACGGTGCTTTGCCGCGGTCGAACCTCTTGTCGTCGCCGAGGTCGCGCGTCACCGCGTTGGCCTGGCTGCGGACCGACAGGTTGAGCCGGTCGGTGATGCAATCGTCGCAGGTCGCCGCGCCTTCTAGAGATTCGATCAGCTGCTCGATCTGTCCTGCTATCGTCATCCGCCGGGGCATAGACCTGCCATAGTCATCGTCGTTGCTCGCTGAAAGATCGAATATCTGGTTGAGGCTGATATGTCGCCCGCTTACATTCTTGATTGATGTTTAAAACGTCAAATATCAATCTTAACAAGCCAAGAAGATATTGTATATGTACATTGTGCCCGCTGATGGGTCACCCGGCTGGGAACGTCGAATGCGGTCATTCCAATCGCAATCGGGGCTTCGCCCAATCCGGTCCGATGGGCGCCCCGCAGGGCCAGAAAAACATGGTGCTTGTGACATGACCTCTCCACCCAGCCCGAAGCCGACTGTCCGCAACCATGAATTCTACCTGGCTCGCATGAATGCCTGCCAAGCAGAGGCAAGTGAGACGTTGCTCCCGAATGTCCGGGACCGGGCCCTCCGGGCGGCGGCGGCGTGGCAGGAGATGTACAACAAGGCTCAGCAGTTTGACGAGAAGCGGCAAGGACGTTGACCCTGCGGGGACGTCGTGACCGCGGCGAGGCGCTGTTTTCGCTGAAGGTCGTTTCGGACGGGAGGCAAATATGACGACATTCCTGATCATCCTTGTCACCGTTTTTCTGCTGGTCCTGTTCGTTGGCGTCACCATTGCCGGCGGACGGGCGCACGATCGGCAAAATGAACATCGTGACGATGACAGATAGGGCCGCAGAATGCTTCGAAGCCGAGGCCGACTTGGCCTGCGGACCCGAGACGGGTCAAGACCTGCATGGCGACGATTGGGTGAGAAGCGAGCTTGATCATTTTCTCGATCACCTCGACGACTTCGACCGCGATCAGCGTCATTTTGAACGATATGGCACCGACAGTGACGGTCCAAATCCGATCGAGCAAAGCGGATTGGACGCGCCGCTCATCTTCGAACTGGGCAATATGCGAAGCCTCCTCGCAAATTGGGCCTTTGTGCAAAGCATAATGAGCATCGACGATCCGGACAGGCTGATGCTCGACTATACGCGCCAGATGATGGGGTTCCTCCTGTTCAATCCCTCTCCGCAGACGATCGAGATGATCGGACTTGGCGGAGGATCGCTGGCAAAATATTGCTACAAATATCTGCCCGATGTCTCGATCACCGCAGTCGAGATCGATCCCGAGGTCATTGCCGTTGGCGACCAATTCTTCATGCCGCCCGAGGATGATCGCTTCGAGATAGTCTGTGATGATGGCGCCGCGTTCGTCAAGCGGGACGCAGGAACCTGCGATGTCTTGCTCGTCGATGGCTTTGACAAGGACGGGCAGCCCGCCGAGCTCTGCTCTTCGGAATTTTACCGCGATTGCCATTCGCGGCTGAATCCAGGCGGCGTCTTAGTGGTCAACCTATGCGATCACCACTGGAAGCACGCCTCCGTTCTTTCGCGCATACGGGAATGCTTCGGAGTCACTATCGATCTTCCGGTCAAAATAGGAATGAACCGGGTCATATTTGCATTCAGGGACGAACGACCCAAGCTGAACCATGCGACGATCCAGCGGATCGCCCGCGATCTCGACCAAGCACATCCGATGTCCTTTTCGCCGCTGGCGAATGAAATTCTGCGCAGGCTAAAGTCTCTCGATCGTGCCGCCGCGAAGGCGGGATCTGGTTATGGCGCATCGCAGTCCCTATCGATGGC
This genomic interval from Sphingopyxis chilensis contains the following:
- a CDS encoding alkylphosphonate utilization protein; translated protein: MTNDDDYVYDEESGEWMSASELAARKAAAGQVEVRDAVGNILQDGDQVVLVKDLDVKGAGKTLKVGTVIKSIRLTGDPQEIDCRHEAIKGLVLRAEFVRKR
- a CDS encoding fused MFS/spermidine synthase, producing MNIVTMTDRAAECFEAEADLACGPETGQDLHGDDWVRSELDHFLDHLDDFDRDQRHFERYGTDSDGPNPIEQSGLDAPLIFELGNMRSLLANWAFVQSIMSIDDPDRLMLDYTRQMMGFLLFNPSPQTIEMIGLGGGSLAKYCYKYLPDVSITAVEIDPEVIAVGDQFFMPPEDDRFEIVCDDGAAFVKRDAGTCDVLLVDGFDKDGQPAELCSSEFYRDCHSRLNPGGVLVVNLCDHHWKHASVLSRIRECFGVTIDLPVKIGMNRVIFAFRDERPKLNHATIQRIARDLDQAHPMSFSPLANEILRRLKSLDRAAAKAGSGYGASQSLSMARLWSAD